The Clostridium septicum genome contains a region encoding:
- the rsxE gene encoding electron transport complex subunit RsxE: protein MKDFRERLKNGIITENPIFVQVLAMCPTLAVTTNAKNALGMGLASTVVLIFSNMIISALRKLIPEKIRIPAYIVIIASFVTIVDMLMQGYVPSLYNSLGIFIPLIVVNCIILGRAESYASKNKVFPSIFDAIGMGLGFTVALFSIGTVREILGAGQILGYQILPEAFKPASIMILAPGAFFTLGALMTLLNFINIKKAEKTGEKAKTLEHNCGSCSGCGTGSCSKESIEIGKN from the coding sequence ATGAAGGATTTTAGAGAAAGATTAAAAAATGGTATTATTACAGAAAATCCGATTTTTGTTCAAGTTTTAGCTATGTGTCCAACTCTTGCAGTAACAACAAATGCAAAAAATGCATTAGGAATGGGATTAGCTTCAACTGTAGTTTTAATATTTTCAAATATGATAATATCAGCACTTAGAAAACTTATACCAGAAAAAATAAGAATACCTGCATATATAGTAATAATAGCTTCATTTGTTACTATAGTAGATATGTTAATGCAAGGTTATGTACCAAGTTTATATAATTCTCTTGGAATATTTATTCCACTTATAGTTGTTAACTGTATTATTTTAGGTAGAGCAGAAAGTTATGCCTCAAAAAACAAAGTATTTCCGTCAATTTTTGATGCTATAGGTATGGGACTTGGATTTACAGTTGCATTATTTTCAATTGGAACAGTTAGAGAGATTCTTGGAGCTGGACAAATATTAGGGTATCAAATTTTACCAGAAGCATTTAAGCCAGCGTCAATTATGATATTAGCACCAGGAGCATTCTTCACATTAGGAGCTTTAATGACACTACTTAATTTTATAAATATTAAGAAGGCAGAAAAAACTGGTGAAAAAGCTAAAACTTTAGAACATAACTGTGGAAGTTGCTCAGGATGCGGAACAGGATCATGCTCTAAAGAATCAATAGAAATAGGGAAAAATTAA
- a CDS encoding RnfABCDGE type electron transport complex subunit G: MKENFKLGGILLVITALAGLLLGFANSLTKEAILENSKINKEDLKKVLPIAESIRDIDIKINEEGTVKEVYEAIGKSDVVGYVLKVTSKGFHGPVDFVVAISKDDKVSGVKVLAHSETPGLGAKITEDKFTSRFKDKSAKGYLEVVKKSTVKDSELEAISGATISSKAAVSAVNDAIKFYMENIKGEKLAPNGGTDANSGASEEAGAQKEEKATDANSGASEETGTKKEEKKSTDTNTGASEETTTSQKTDVNTGASES, from the coding sequence ATGAAAGAGAATTTCAAACTAGGGGGAATCCTTTTAGTTATTACAGCATTAGCAGGTCTTTTATTAGGTTTTGCTAATAGTTTAACTAAAGAAGCAATATTAGAAAATTCTAAAATAAATAAAGAAGATTTAAAGAAGGTATTACCTATTGCAGAATCAATAAGAGATATAGATATTAAAATAAATGAAGAAGGAACTGTTAAAGAAGTCTATGAAGCTATAGGAAAAAGTGATGTAGTTGGTTATGTTTTAAAAGTAACTAGTAAGGGATTCCATGGACCAGTTGATTTTGTAGTTGCTATTTCAAAAGATGATAAAGTTTCAGGAGTTAAAGTATTAGCACACTCAGAAACACCAGGTCTTGGAGCAAAAATTACTGAAGATAAGTTTACTTCAAGATTCAAAGATAAATCAGCAAAAGGATATTTAGAAGTAGTAAAAAAATCTACTGTTAAAGATAGTGAGTTAGAAGCTATATCAGGAGCTACTATTTCAAGTAAAGCAGCTGTAAGCGCAGTAAATGATGCTATTAAATTTTATATGGAAAATATAAAGGGTGAAAAATTAGCGCCAAATGGCGGAACAGATGCTAACTCAGGTGCAAGTGAAGAAGCTGGCGCACAAAAAGAAGAAAAAGCAACAGATGCTAACTCTGGAGCTAGCGAAGAAACAGGTACAAAGAAGGAAGAAAAGAAAAGTACTGACACTAATACAGGAGCTAGTGAAGAAACTACAACTAGCCAAAAGACTGATGTAAATACAGGAGCTAGTGAAAGTTAA